A stretch of DNA from Bacillota bacterium:
AAAAATACTTGGGGTAGAAATAATTTTTATTGGCATCCTGCGCAGGAATTTTTTTGTTTTGTGTCGAAGTAAGCACAGGTAAAGAGAGGCGGTAGAAGCCGTCCCCAGTGCTTGCGGTTTTGAATTTGCAGTATGGAGAAAACATTGTCGATAAGGGACCACGAAGGTCTAGTACCCTGCCGGAAGGGGGGGGATCGTCGTGGTTTTTGTTTTTTCAGTTACTTTTAAGCGTTTCGGTTGAGCGTTGAGGGGGTGCAGCCCGGGCATGATCCTCTGGCCAGGGGGTGAGAACTGGAAGAACGGAACCGGTCCCGTTTGAGAAGAGCGTTGAGTCTGGTAAACCATAGGAAAATGAATGCCTAACGGGCAATTGAATTCGGTTAATGGGAGGAAGAGATGATAAAGTTAAAATATGGCAAGTTGACTTTAGTCTGGTGGTTAATTTTTCTTGTCCTGGCCGGCCTGCTTGCCGGCTGCGGACGTAAGGAGCCGTCGGCAGCAGCAACCCAGGAACTGGTGATCGGTATCGGGCGGGACTTTTACGAGGGGCCGGAGAGCAGCTGTTTTGTGCACGGCAGCACGGGCGTGTGGGAGAGTCTCACCTACCTCAACGAAAACCTGGAGCCGGTACCTCAGCTGGCCGAAAAGCTCGTCTCCGATGATACGGCCAAGGTATGGACGGTGTATCTGAGGCAGGGGGTTAAATTCCACGATGGGACACCGCTTAATTCGGAGGCGGTGGTAAAAAGCGTGGAGCGTCTAAAAAGGCGGGCGCAATTCGACGAGTACGGAACTTTTTTAAACCTGGATCGAGTTGAGGCAGCGGGTGACCGGGCGGTGAGGTTTACCTTCAGCAAGCCGGAGCCTGTTTTCCCGGCCAAAGTTGCTTATCACGGCTGCCCCATTTTCAGCCCGCAGAGCTTTGACGCTGAAGGAAAAATCGTTCATCCTTACGGGACGGGTCCTTTCAAGTATGCTGAATACAAAAAGGGGGAAGCCCTGGTGTTGACCCGCAACGACGAGTATTGGGGCGGCAAACCCAGGCTGACCAAAGTGACTTTTAAAGTCATTCCCGACCCCTCCACCCGCCTGGCTGCCCTGCAGACAGGTGAGATTCAGGCCGTAGCCGATGTGGGTGGTATTTTGCCGGAGCAGGTTCCGGCAGTCAAAGGTAACGACAGCCTGGTACTGCTGTCCAGGCAGGTGACCACATCGCATTACTTGATTTTCAACAACAAAAAACCTCCTTTCAATGACCGGAGCCTGCGCCAGGCGGTCAGCCTTTTTATCGACAGGCCCCAGCTTGTTAAAGAGGTGCTCGGCGGTTACGGAGAGCCGGCGGATACAATTTTCACACCTCTGGCAAAGCATCTGGTAGAGAGGAGATTATGGAAAACCGACGGGGAAAGTGGGAGATCGCTGGCAGCCCAGGCACTCGGTGCCGGCAGGTCCCAGCGTGTCGAGTTTGTCATCAGCACCGCTCTTGCCAACCGCTGGCCCTATAAACCGATCGCCGAGATCCTGCAGGCACAGTTACGGGATATCGGCCTGGAGGTGGAGATCAAGCTGGTAGAGGCCGGTGCCTGGAAGGATGCTCTTGCGAGCGGGGAATATAACATTACCTTCTCCCCTTACACCCTGATGACCGGCGACCCGGATTTCTTCTTCGGCCGCTGGATTGCTTCCAGGGGGCAGATGAACGTGCAGAGGGGTATGGGATACAGCAGTTTCAAGGCGGACCGGCTGGTGGAAACTGCAGCTGCTGAACGGGATCCGGCAAAGAGAAAGGAGCTTTATACCGAACTGCAGCGGCTGGTAGCGCTGGATGTGCCTCTCTGCCCGATTTACCATGATGTGTGTCTGTACGCAACCAGGAAAAACGTTCACGGCTTAAAACTCGATCCTTTCTTCAAGCCAAGCCTGGATAAAGCCTGGGTTGGGGAGTAATCTGTCTGACATGGCCAGACACAACGAATTGGCGCCGGATGCTTCCATTATTCTACGTTTTGCTGGTGAGACATTGTAATTGTTAACAAAGATGGGCAGGAATATGGCTATCGCCGGTCCTGTGTGAAGGTGGGGATGTAGGTGCAGCTCACTTTAGATGTCCTGCCAGATGTCCTGAAGCTGTGGAAAAGTGTGTTGCCTTCCATGTTTATGGGGTGTTTTCTCGGCAATTTATTTCAAAATACTGTTCTTCTGCAGCACCTGGGCCGGGTAATGCACCCCCTGGCGCGGTTGGGCCGTTTGCCTGTGGGCTGTGCCACCTCCCTCACCTTATGCCTGGCCGACCGGATTGCAGGCTATGCCATGCTTGCCGAGCTGAAAAATACCGGTGTAGTTGGGGCCCGGGAGGTGGTGGTTTCTTTTCTGGTTTCCGCCCTTCCTACCGGAATATATTTCACGATATTTTTCATCGGCCCGGCTGTTATTGCTTCCCTGGGGTGTCGCACCGGAGCCGTATACCTGGCAATTTACCTTGGTATAAGTTTAATGATCGGCGCCGTGGGGATGCTGCTGGGCAGGTTGCTTTTGCCGCTGCCGGATCAAGGTCAGGAAGAGGGTGATCGAAGCCGGGAAACAGTTCGTTTATCCTGGCGGGATAAGCTGGCTAAAGCGGTGCGCCGCACGCTTCCCGCTTTTTGCCGTCTGGCTGTGGTCTTCATGCCCGTCACCTTTCTGGTATCGATCCTGCTGCATACGGATATTGTCAACCAAATATTGCGGCAGGTTGAACCTATCATAAGTTACCTGGGGCTGCCGGCCCCTGTGATCCTCGTTATTACTACCGGTGTGATCAGCATGATTGCCGCCATAGGCACCCTTGGCCCCATCCTGCAGGCCGGTTTGGTCACTCCGGCTGAGGCGGTTATCGCCTTGCTGGTTACTTCGGTACTGCATTACCTGTATGAATTCTGGAGCAGCGGACTGCCAACCAACATTTCCATTTTTGGGCCCAAATTAGGAGGAAAGGTGAGCCTGGCAGCACTGGTGGTGCGGGAGTGCGCGACTTGCCTGGCAATAGGTTTGGTGGTCGTCTTGTTTAATTAGATTTCCCTTGATGCAGCAGCGCTTTAAGTGAACATCTCGGGAGTCGCTGCCGGGCGGATGGGGTTTAATTACTTAAATATTTATTAAATTACAGTTTAAGGAGTGACGGTAGATGAATGAAAAATCGAAAATCACCTTGTGCGATACCACGGATTTGATGGTATACGGCCATGAGCCGTGGTTGGAGATGGCCGGCAGCCACGGCCACGCAGGCGGAAGCGTAGATGTCTATGTAAAGTGGGGGCACAATATGCAGACTGATGGGCTTGCCCGGAAAGAAGGCATGGCCGCCCTTGTCATTACCCCAGGTGGGGAAAAAGAGGAATTGGCCCTCGCCGACGGCGGGCCCGATTATTATACCCTGCATTTTTCCACACCTGCAGACGGTTTTTACCATGTTGTTGCCAAGAACACAGGGGATTATGTGCTGGATAAGGAGTACCAGTATCACCAGGGTACCCGGAGGGAATACCCGGATGCTGCCCATGCCATTCATTACGTCCAGTATGCCCAGACCTTTGTTCCGGTGGGGCATGACCTGGCTGGTATTCCCCGGCAGGGGGGAATGGAGTTGGAAATAGTACCTGAGATATGGAAACAGTGGCGGGCAGGTGACCAGATTGCCTTGCAAGTGCAATTCCGTGGCAAGCCGTTGGATACTATGGTCATGGATGTGGCCTGTGACGGCCCCGGTGGATATAAACAGTGGAAAGAATCGGCGGGCGAAGATGGCCGCATAAGGCTGCAGGTTGGGGAGCCAGGCCGCTACCTGGTGGTGGCCCGCCGCGAGGTGCCGGAACGGGAAGAAGGGGTTTACGATCTCCTGTCCCTGACGGCAACATTGTGCTTCATTGTGACTAAATAGATACACAAGCCGAATTTATTGACCAGGTATAGTAAATGCTGGAACCTTGTTATGATAACACTGCAGTGCGTGAAGAACTCCTTTGAGAAGCCCCGGGGGAAAAAGTACATCTGTCTACGGATATGATGGCTAATAACAAGAATGGTTTAAAAGATAAGGGAGGTTACAGACAATGAGGTTGAGCAAATATTTTATCGCACTTGTAACAATTGTATCGCTCTTACTGTCAGGCTGCGGCCAAAAGGCATCCGAAAAAACCGGGACTAAAGGAGAAACCGGGGAAAAGACCATTACTGTCGGTATGGCTCAATCACCCACCAATCTTGACCCCGCCGTTGAATATAACGGCTGGTATGTGGTGGAATACGGTCTAGGCGAGACCCTGGTCAGAATAGGCAAGGGCATGAAAATCGAACCATGGCTTGCAGAATCATGGACAAAAGTGGATGACGTGACCTGGAAAATAAAAATCAGGGATAATGTTGTGTTTCATAACAACAAAAAGGTTGACGGAGAAGCGGTCAAGGCGTCACTCGAACGCACTGTTAAAATGAATAAAAGAGCGCCTCAGTTGCTTGACATTGCGTCGATAGAGGCAAACGGCAATGAAATAACGGTAAAAAACAATCATCCGAATCCGTCATTTATACCTGCTTTAGCCGATCCCTTCGCGGTAATCGTGGATGCAAACACAGCCAATACCATGGGTGAAGCTTTTGCCATGAAACCCGTCTTGACCGGACCTTTCAAGGTAAAAGAATATGTTAAAGATGTTCAGGTAGTGGTCAAAAGAAATGCCGGTTACTGGAGAGATAAGGCAAAGCTGGATGAGGTTACTTTCAAGTTCATTCCTGATAGCAATACCCGGATGATGGCCTTGCAGGCAGGGGAAATCCAGGTTGCGGACAAAATTCCTGTAGAAAGCGTGGAAGCCATTACTAAAACCGGGGCATTCCGGGTGGTGAGCGAGTCCTCTCTGCGCACCCATATGCTCATTTTTAATGTCAAGAAACCCGGTCTTGATGATATTAACGTGAGAAAAGCTATTAATATGGCCATTAACAGGGAAGACCTGGGTAATAAAGTGATGAAAGGCAGCGGCATTCCCGCAGTAGGCCCTTTCCCGTTGGTCCTACCTTTTGGGAGCAATGAGCTGGAGGGATATACCTACCAGCCTGAGGAGGCCAAAAAGCTCCTCGATGCTGCCGGTTGGAAGGCCGGTCCCGACAACATCCGCCAAAAGAACGGAAAGAAGCTGGAGTTTACCGTTCTTTGTTATAAAAACAGGCCGGAACTGCCGGTTCTTTTGGAAACCATCCAGGCTGAACTGAAGGAGATTGGCATCAAGATAAATATTGCCAGCGTGGAAAATATCAGTGACGCCCTGAAAGGAGACTTTGACGCCACTATTTACAGCCTAAACACTGCTCCGACCGGCGACCCCCAATACCTTCTGGAGACCATGTTCAGGACGGGAGCGAGCTCCAACTTCGGAAAATACAGCAGTGCTAAGCTTGATGCCCTAGCCGATCAACTGAAAGCTACTTTTGATACGCAGAAAAGAAATTCTATTGCCAGAGAAGCTCAACAAGTGGTGCTGAATGACGCGGCTTTTGCATTCCTGGTCTATCCCAAGACGATTATGGCCATAAGCAATAAGGTTAAGGGTATTGCGGTATCCCCAACCGAGTACTATCTGTTGAACCCCGAGGTGACAGTGGCGACATGATTAATATCCAGGGGGTTACCCCTGGATGACCGGAGGGGGAGATCATCAAGCTGAGAAAACTATAAAAACTTGAGGGTGATCCATATGTCAACATGTACGGGGATTGTTGTCAGGAGCGCGGCAGGCGATAATGCTCCGGAGGTTGCTGAATTCGCTATTCGAAGTATCAAAGAGGTTTATGGGAGAGAAATCAGCCCTGAGTGGGACCGCGATCTGCTTGATTTTCAAAAGGTATACCTTGAAACCCCCGGCAATACCTTTTTGACCGCTTATGCTGGAGATGATAAGATTGTCGGCGCCCTGGCCGTGCGCCGGTATGACGGGCGGATAGGGATTTTGGATGATCTTTATGATTTGAAGGCGACGGCAGAGCTGGCCAGGTGTTTTGTCGATAAGAAATACCGGAGAAACGGCATCGGTTCCTTGTTGGTGAAAGAGGCCAAGCGGTTCTGCAAATCGTCTGGATATAGATTAATATATCTTCATACCCATAAGTATTTGCCGGGTGCTCTGAATTTCTGGCAGTCCCAGGGGTTCATGGTAAGACTTGATGAAGGCGGCTCCCGGCAGACTGTACACCTGGAAAAGGCTCTTTAAACCCGACTTGAACAGTAAACACCCATTTTGAAACCTTGATGGAGCAAAACGGCAGGGTAAAATGTACCCCAGAGATAATTGGCCCGGAGTCTTGCCGAACCTTTCAGGCTGCACGGGATTCCATTCTCGCAAAGAAGGACGCTGTGGGTCAGGTGCTGGTACAGGGATGCGGTGATCTACGCCGAGAAGGAGTAATTCCTGATTATATTAAAACTGATTATCAAAACTGCAGGATAGGAGGCGATAATGGCAAGATTTTCTAGAAAACAAGAAAAATAGTGAGGTTCATCCAGATTTCACCTGTATATTTGGATAAAACAAGATTTTGTGGTTTCTACCTTGCCGTGAAGGCAGGTAAGATCTTCGCGTTTTTCTTTTGAATAGGAGGCTGGGAGTTGAAATAACAAAACAAGCTGCGGCCTTAAAAAGTGAGTGCAGGCTTAATAAAATTCGTAAGTCCCTTAAAGTAAAGTAAGTAAAGTGCAGGAGGGGTCATAAATGATGAATTTATCCAAGAACAGGTGGGCTTTGGTATTGCTCACCGCAATACTCGTGACAGGTCTGTTCAACATTACCGTAGCATCAACTGCCGTAGCCACCGCAGGCGAGCAATCCATAAAAGTTGAGGTAGACAACAAATTATTGGCCTTTGATGTTTCCCCGTTTGTTGAAAAAGGAAGAGTGCTGGTTCCTGCCAGGACACTTTTTGATGCTTTAGGAGCCTCAGTCGAATGGGATGAAAAAAGCAAAACAGTAACCGCGATAAAAGGAGATACCGTCGTTAAGTTAACCATCGGCAGCAAGATTGCATCCGTCACCCAAAGAGGAGTTACCCAGGTTATTTTGGAAGCACCTGCAAAAATTGTCAATGGGCGCACCATGGTGCCTTTACGACTTATCAGCGAGGCCTTTGGGGCAAAGGTGGCGTGGGATGCCGGAGCCCGCCTGGTAAGCGTAGCAACCGGGGTCCCGGCTAAAGAAGAACTGGTTATAGCATTAAATACCTATTCTCCGAGCAAGACTTTTAAAGTAGCTGGCTGTACGCAAATTTATGAACCTCTACTCTTTCTCAACAGAAAGTTAGAAGTGCAGCCAGGATTGGTACTATCCTGGGATAGACTGGACGATCTTACGTGGAGCCTTAAAATACGTGAAGGGGTAAAATTCCATAACGGTAAAGAATTTGATGCGGAATCAGCCAAGTTTGCGTTTACTATTTATCTGGATCAGTTAAAAACAGGTTATGTTGGCCAGAGAGTAAGTCAAGTTGTAGATCACAATTCTTTCAAAGTAGTGGACAAGTATACACTAGAAATAAAAACACTCAGGCCTTACCCCTTTTTACCTAATTTAATGACCCATGGGTCTATAGCAGGGTTTGATCCTGAAGCAATAAGCAAAGGAGAGGTAGTTGGCACAGGGCCATTTAAATTTAAGGAAGAGGTCAAAGACCAGTACGTAGTCGTTGAGCGCAACGACGAGTACTGGGGCGAA
This window harbors:
- a CDS encoding DUF4198 domain-containing protein — protein: MNEKSKITLCDTTDLMVYGHEPWLEMAGSHGHAGGSVDVYVKWGHNMQTDGLARKEGMAALVITPGGEKEELALADGGPDYYTLHFSTPADGFYHVVAKNTGDYVLDKEYQYHQGTRREYPDAAHAIHYVQYAQTFVPVGHDLAGIPRQGGMELEIVPEIWKQWRAGDQIALQVQFRGKPLDTMVMDVACDGPGGYKQWKESAGEDGRIRLQVGEPGRYLVVARREVPEREEGVYDLLSLTATLCFIVTK
- a CDS encoding ABC transporter substrate-binding protein, which encodes MMNLSKNRWALVLLTAILVTGLFNITVASTAVATAGEQSIKVEVDNKLLAFDVSPFVEKGRVLVPARTLFDALGASVEWDEKSKTVTAIKGDTVVKLTIGSKIASVTQRGVTQVILEAPAKIVNGRTMVPLRLISEAFGAKVAWDAGARLVSVATGVPAKEELVIALNTYSPSKTFKVAGCTQIYEPLLFLNRKLEVQPGLVLSWDRLDDLTWSLKIREGVKFHNGKEFDAESAKFAFTIYLDQLKTGYVGQRVSQVVDHNSFKVVDKYTLEIKTLRPYPFLPNLMTHGSIAGFDPEAISKGEVVGTGPFKFKEEVKDQYVVVERNDEYWGEKPYFKRIVFKPIPDANTRVMALQRGEVDVVLYPPYPLINELRKDFNVVIAPRGCTAILLFNHNLPQMQDINLRKALCMAFEKDKIVSRVFYGTASPAKAIVPPEVIYSAENEIQGWSYNPNEAKRLIEKAGYRETDRGYVDKNGQPLKLRFTYYAPEEGYKELAEAIGSYYKKIGIETDIVGLDSNAYYKEVIEEGNFDICLDLVGLFWGSPSTMLYDQLYSKSGLIGYHRPEDEEIDRLLEEGMELESRKDLAGAAEKYKAAQKRALEEVAVSCPIAYQKHIVVSKKNVKGLSPFPMYGMYFNGDAEKELVTVRWEE
- a CDS encoding ABC transporter substrate-binding protein, encoding MRLSKYFIALVTIVSLLLSGCGQKASEKTGTKGETGEKTITVGMAQSPTNLDPAVEYNGWYVVEYGLGETLVRIGKGMKIEPWLAESWTKVDDVTWKIKIRDNVVFHNNKKVDGEAVKASLERTVKMNKRAPQLLDIASIEANGNEITVKNNHPNPSFIPALADPFAVIVDANTANTMGEAFAMKPVLTGPFKVKEYVKDVQVVVKRNAGYWRDKAKLDEVTFKFIPDSNTRMMALQAGEIQVADKIPVESVEAITKTGAFRVVSESSLRTHMLIFNVKKPGLDDINVRKAINMAINREDLGNKVMKGSGIPAVGPFPLVLPFGSNELEGYTYQPEEAKKLLDAAGWKAGPDNIRQKNGKKLEFTVLCYKNRPELPVLLETIQAELKEIGIKINIASVENISDALKGDFDATIYSLNTAPTGDPQYLLETMFRTGASSNFGKYSSAKLDALADQLKATFDTQKRNSIAREAQQVVLNDAAFAFLVYPKTIMAISNKVKGIAVSPTEYYLLNPEVTVAT
- a CDS encoding GNAT family N-acetyltransferase gives rise to the protein MSTCTGIVVRSAAGDNAPEVAEFAIRSIKEVYGREISPEWDRDLLDFQKVYLETPGNTFLTAYAGDDKIVGALAVRRYDGRIGILDDLYDLKATAELARCFVDKKYRRNGIGSLLVKEAKRFCKSSGYRLIYLHTHKYLPGALNFWQSQGFMVRLDEGGSRQTVHLEKAL
- a CDS encoding nucleoside recognition domain-containing protein produces the protein MQLTLDVLPDVLKLWKSVLPSMFMGCFLGNLFQNTVLLQHLGRVMHPLARLGRLPVGCATSLTLCLADRIAGYAMLAELKNTGVVGAREVVVSFLVSALPTGIYFTIFFIGPAVIASLGCRTGAVYLAIYLGISLMIGAVGMLLGRLLLPLPDQGQEEGDRSRETVRLSWRDKLAKAVRRTLPAFCRLAVVFMPVTFLVSILLHTDIVNQILRQVEPIISYLGLPAPVILVITTGVISMIAAIGTLGPILQAGLVTPAEAVIALLVTSVLHYLYEFWSSGLPTNISIFGPKLGGKVSLAALVVRECATCLAIGLVVVLFN
- a CDS encoding ABC transporter substrate-binding protein → MIKLKYGKLTLVWWLIFLVLAGLLAGCGRKEPSAAATQELVIGIGRDFYEGPESSCFVHGSTGVWESLTYLNENLEPVPQLAEKLVSDDTAKVWTVYLRQGVKFHDGTPLNSEAVVKSVERLKRRAQFDEYGTFLNLDRVEAAGDRAVRFTFSKPEPVFPAKVAYHGCPIFSPQSFDAEGKIVHPYGTGPFKYAEYKKGEALVLTRNDEYWGGKPRLTKVTFKVIPDPSTRLAALQTGEIQAVADVGGILPEQVPAVKGNDSLVLLSRQVTTSHYLIFNNKKPPFNDRSLRQAVSLFIDRPQLVKEVLGGYGEPADTIFTPLAKHLVERRLWKTDGESGRSLAAQALGAGRSQRVEFVISTALANRWPYKPIAEILQAQLRDIGLEVEIKLVEAGAWKDALASGEYNITFSPYTLMTGDPDFFFGRWIASRGQMNVQRGMGYSSFKADRLVETAAAERDPAKRKELYTELQRLVALDVPLCPIYHDVCLYATRKNVHGLKLDPFFKPSLDKAWVGE